In Oryzias melastigma strain HK-1 linkage group LG10, ASM292280v2, whole genome shotgun sequence, a single window of DNA contains:
- the LOC112139741 gene encoding uncharacterized protein C4orf45, producing MSGRMRPNADPASEGQRGQRMIFTGPDGIGDYRPKLIDYPHHIGVGTASREATGDLGYLWRAAPHAPPTVARHSYVGEVGWGWQYNQQLNQSTLLSNMQIKKTELRASIEVSASQKF from the exons ATGAGTGGAAGAATGAGGCCGAACGCAGATCCAGCGTCGGAGGGGCAGCGAGGACAGAGGATGATTTTCACAG GTCCAGACGGGATTGGAGACTACAGGCCAAAGCTGATTGATTATCCTCACCACATTGGTGTGGGCACTGCATCCCGTGAGGCTACAGGTGACCTGGGTTATCTGTGGCGGGCTGCGCCGCATGCTCCTCCCACCGTGGCCCGGCACAGCTACGTGGGAGAGGTGGGCTGGGGGTGGCAGTACAACCAGCAGCTGAACCAAAGCACGCTGCTCAGCAACATGCAGATCAAG AAAACAGAGCTGCGTGCATCCATTGAGGTATCCGCCTCCCAGAAGTTTTAA